In Gossypium hirsutum isolate 1008001.06 chromosome D06, Gossypium_hirsutum_v2.1, whole genome shotgun sequence, one genomic interval encodes:
- the LOC107901413 gene encoding uncharacterized protein: MEFANKLVGLASRAAANNNVVIDVCLVTSFAVLGIRSLNQQNVIESLEAEKDSLTKSNKALKKVMWDWKQQLFAEASSPSPLVPLDSLKAIYGESPTPPTGDAAKGVKSPPAKFVV, from the exons ATGGAGTTTGCTAACAAATTGGTGGGGCTAGCAAGCAGAGCAGCCGCCAACAACAACGTGGTGATCGATGTGTGCTTGGTCACATCATTTGCGGTATTAGGCATTCGATCTCTGAACCAGCAAAATGTTATTGAATCCTTGGAAGCCGAGAAAGATTCCTTGACCAAATCTAACAAAGCCCTCAAAAAGGTTATGTGGGATTGGAAGCAGCAGCTCTTCGCCGAAGCGTCCTCCCCGTCTCCTCTTGTCCCTCTCGATTCCCTCAAAGCTATCTACGGCGAATCCCCAACCCCTCCAACCG GAGATgctgcaaaaggtgtaaaatcaCCACCAGCAAAGTTCGTTGTTTGA